In the Clupea harengus chromosome 16, Ch_v2.0.2, whole genome shotgun sequence genome, one interval contains:
- the LOC105912410 gene encoding calcium-activated potassium channel subunit beta-4 — translation MAKLRVSYEYSEAEDKSIRLGLFLIVCGILSLFILCFCWLSPTLQSLQSKPANCTVISVRRLDESFECVFTCGTDCKGTSQYPCLQIFVNNSESSSVALLHIDEQQLLLNPKCSYVPKCERDNQKMKDDVLKMQNYWIEDGSNQSFPCFFNPQRRPDDVLWQRTHDASVLLHCVLWPMVSLLVGTLIVLLTVCARSLAVRAEAIQKRKFS, via the exons ATGGCGAAACTCAGGGTCTCCTATGAGTACTCGGAGGCGGAGGATAAAAGTATTAGACTCGGGCTTTTTCTCATCGTTTGCGGCATCCTGTCGCTGTTCATCCTGTGTTTCTGCTGGCTCAGCCCCACCCTGCAGAGCTTACAGAGCAAGCCGGCGAACTGTACGGTGATCTCCGTGCGGCGGCTGGATGAGTCCTTCGAGTGCGTTTTCACGTGTGGCACCGATTGCAAAGGCACGTCGCAGTACCCGTGTCTGCAGATCTTCGTGAATAACTCGGAGTCCAGTTCCGTGGCTCTTCTGCACATCGACGAGCAACAGCTGCTGCTGAACCCAAAG TGTTCTTACGTGCCCAAGTGTGAGAGGGACAACCAGAAGATGAAGGACGACGTGTTGAAGATGCAGAACTATTGGATAGAGGACGGAAGCAACCAGTCATTCCCCTGCTTCTTCAACCCACAGAGGCG GCCGGACGACGTGCTGTGGCAGCGCACCCACGACGCCAGCGTGCTGCTGCACTGCGTGCTGTGGCCCATGGTCAGCCTACTGGTGGGCACGCTCATCGTGCTGCTCACCGTCTGCGCCCGCAGCCTGGCAGTACGCGCCGAGGCCATCCAGAAGAGGAAGTTTTCCTAA